The Levilactobacillus namurensis genomic interval CGTTACCCAGTCCGTAGTGCAACCGTTCCACAGCGTCCGGACGTTCCGCGAAGAGCCCTAAGGCCTTCATCAGAAGCTCTTCAGCCTGCGCATAAGACTGCAGGTCCACCAATGCGGTCGCCAATTCATAATAGGGTTCAAAGTCCCCCGGGTGACTGGTAATCTGTTGGACCAGCCGGTGGACTAGGGCTTCCGAACGTTGCTTGGCTGCCGCTCGGTGACCCGTTTGCTTTTCTTCTGTCATTTTATTCAATCCTTTAAATCGTGTCCGTGGGGGAAGGCGTCGCCGTGAGGAAACTGGTATTGTTCCAATCGACCAGGTCAAAGTGCTGCCCGTCTTGGGTCTCTAACACCGTTACACTGGTATTGCGAATCCCGCCCCGCTTGCGTAGGTCAGCTAACGGCGTCCCCAGTAAGGCGTTGATCTCGGCATTTAACGCCGCACCATGGCTGACAATCAACACGTTGTCGTCATCATGCGGATTGTCACGCACGATGCGTTGAATTGCCGGCGTCATCCGGTCAATCACCTGCGTAAACGTCTCGCCCCCGATTCGGTCCGTCACGTACCGGTCCGGATGGTTGCGAAAGGCGTCCAGTTCGGTCGGGTACTGCTGCTGAATTGCCGTAAAGGTCTGCCCCTCTAAGGCGCCCAAGTGAAATTCTTCTAAGCGACTCAGTAACGTTAACGGAATCCGCTGATGCAACTCCCGCACCACGTGCTGAGCCGTGACCCGGGCGCGCTTGATAGGACTCGCGTAAGCGTGCCGAAAGGGGATGTCTTGCAAGTAATGGCCGACCTGGGCCATCTGCTGATAGCTTTCCGGCAACAGGGGCGAATCACCGCCGGCACCCTGAAAACGCCCTTCTAAATTCCACTGTGTCTTTCCGTGACGAATAAAATAGAGTTTCACTTCGGCATCGTCCTTCCACGTTAATTTTTCGTAATCCTTACATATTATGACAGTTTTTCGCTGGTTTTCAAAGTCCTTCCTCCGCGTCCCGCCAGAATCTTTTCCCACTAGAAAAGCCCCGCTCACGACAATCGCCGTAAACGGGGCTATGCTTCAAGACTAGATTAACTGTAACTGACGCTCAGCGTTGTACGCAGCGTCAATAATGGCGCTACCTAAGCACTCATTGCCGTTATAGAAGACCACAGCCTGACCAGGCGTGATTGCCCGGGCTGGGTCGTCAAACTCAACGGTGACCTGCTGGCCGTCATCACTTAAGTGAACCGTCACACCAGTATCCTTTTGCCGGTAGCGGAACTTCGCCGTGCAATGGAAGTCACTGCCCCGGTCGATCGTGTTGACCCAGTGAATGTCGGAAGCAGACAGATGCGTCGCGTAGAGGTGCGGGTTATGGTAACCCTTGCCCACGTACAGGATGTTTTGCTTCAGATCCTTGCCAATCACGAACCAAGGCTCGTTATCGATTCCGTCACCGCCGATGCCTAAGCCCCGACGCTGACCAATCGTGTAGTACATCAACCCAGCATGCTCACCCTTGACTTCACCGTCAACGGTCATCATCTTGCCGGGCTTAGCTGGTAAGTATTGCTTCAAGAAGTCCTTGAACTGACCCTTCTCACCAATAAAGCAAATGCCCATGGAATCGGGCTTCTTAGCCGTAGCCAAGCCAGCGTCTTCGGCCATCTGCCGTACTTGCGTCTTCTTGACCAAGTCCCCGATTGGGAACATGACCCGGTCCAACTGCTCAGCGGATAACTGACTCAAGAAGTAGGTCTGATCCTTATTCTGGTCAACGGCCCGCAGCAAGTGGTTATGTCCATCAGCATCCCGCGTCAACTGCGCGTAGTGCCCCGTTGCGATGTAGTCCGCACCCAGCTCCAAGGCGTAATCCAAGAACGCCTTGAACTTGATCTCCTTGTTACAGATAACGTCCGGATTAGGGGTCCGGCCCTTCTTGTACTCATCCAAGAAGTACGTGAACACGCGGTCCCAGTACTCCTTCTCAAAGTTGACCGAGTAATATGGAATCCCGATCTTAGCGGCAACTTTGGCCACGTCCTTGTAGTCTTCGGTAGCGGTGCAGACACCGTTCTCATCCGTGTCGTCCCAATTCTTCATGAAGACGCCCACGACATCGTAACCCTGCTGCTTAAGCCGCAACGCCACGACGGAGGAATCAACACCACCACTCATACCTACAACAACGCGCGTTTGGCTGTTGTCTTGCATGGTATCACCATCATTTCTATCAGATTCTGGAGAATCTACGAGTTGAAGGTCGCACAAGTCCAGTATTAATCAGTGTACCCATTTGCTCCCTATTTTGCAAGCCTGGTGTTTCTTTTCCCAGGTCCCCCACTTTTCAAGGCGCAGGCTGTGGCCATCATCCACCTTACCGGGACCTAAAGAAACCGGCCCCGAGGCCCCCATTCGCAAAATGACCGCCCCTCACCCGGTCAAGCCCAGGTAACGGACGGTCATTTTCCTACGTTGCCAAGGTCGTGGCAACGCAAGGGGCCCTCAAACTAACGGAACCCCCACTACTTTTTCTGTAAGATTTCACGATCCATCAGGTTCTGGAGAATAAAATGGTACTGTTCCACGTTCCCCTCGGCGTGCGCACCTTTGAAGATGTTGACGCGCCGATTACCCGAGGCGTTGGTCGTTGCCATCTTGAACCCACTGAGGTCCTTCGCAATCGTAATCTTTAACATCTGATTCTTATTATAAGGAGAGGTCGGATCTACGGAGCGCTCCAACGTATAGTTGCCGGCATTCGACACCTGAAAACCCACGTCCTTTAGGGCGTAAGCCTTCACGTTAGGATGCAATTCGTAGGTATCCGTATCTCCTTCGATCTTCATGGCTTTTTGAAAGAGCACGTTACTTCACTCCTTTAGTATGCTTTAACCGTTCCACAATTGCCGCAACGTTCTTAATAAACGCGTCGAGATCCGCCGTAGTGGTGTACGCGCCGAAGGACAACCGAATCGACTCGGCAATCCGGGGACTGTCGGCCCCAAACATGGCGGTCAGAACGTGTGACGGCTCAATCGACCCGGCCGTGCAAGCCGAGCCCCCTGAAACCGCGATGCCGGCAAGGTCCAGATTAGTCTGCATGACATAAGTCGATACCCCTTTGATCCAGAGATTCAACACGTGGTTTAAGTTCTCACCATCCAGCGACCCGTTCACGTCAAAGTCAACGCCCGCTCGGGTCAGGCCATCGACTACGTATTGCTTGAAGTCGTGGTATGTCTGCTGACGCTTCTCCTTAACCTCCGGTGTCAAAGCCTTGACCGCTGTGGCAAAGCCAGCAATTGCCGGGACATTTTCAGTCCCAGCCCGCCGCTTCTTCTCCTGGTCGCCCCCCTTAACAAAGCTCGGGAAGTTGATGCCTTCACGCTTGTACAGGAAACCCATCATCTTCGGGCCGTTCAGCTTGTGGGCGGACGTTGATAGCAAGTCGATATGATCGCGTTGGACGTCGATGTCGAGCAGGCCGTACGCCTGCACCGCGTCCGTGTGGAACCAAGCTTGGTGGTCCTTTAAGATCTCACCGATCTCATGAATCGGCATCCGGCTCCCCACCTCGTTGTTCCCCATCATGATGGAAACTAGAATCGTATCATCCCGCAAGGCGGCCTTAAAGTCGTCTAGGCTGATGCGCCCATGCTCATCTACGGGCAGGTAGGTCACGTCAAACCCGCGCTTTTCCAAAGCCTTCATGGGTTTTAAGATGGCCTCGTGTTCAACGGCCGTGGTGATCAGGTGCTCGCCCAAATCTTGACGGGCTAATGCTGTCTGGGTCACCGCCGTATTATCACTTTCGGTCCCCCCACTGGTAAAGATGATTTCCTCATCGTTAGCCGCATGAATGCTGTCCGCAATCACCTGCCGACTATTCTCCATAATTGTGTGGGCCTCTCGACCTAACCCATAAAGGGTCGATGCGTTGCCATAGACATTGGCCATCTTATCCGTCATCTCCGCCAGAACCGCTGGGGACATTGGCGTCGTCGCCGCATTGTCTAAGTAAATCTCCTTCACACCCAAAACCTCCTAAACCTTAGGTTACTTCTGCTGATCGGCGAACAGGGCTAATAACATCTGCGCTGAACGCTTCCCAGCCTCAATAATAAACTCGTCAAAATCAACACCAGAATTGTTATCGGCGGTATCGGACATCGCGCGAACGACCAGGTAAGGGACGTCGAATTGGTGAGCTACTTGACCCACCGCGGCGCCCTCCATTTCCCCGGACAATGCGTCTGGGAAGTGTTCCAAGATGGGCTTGGTGGCAGCCGGACCGTTCAAGAATTGGTCACCAGTCACGATCAACCCGCGCTTCGTGGTCAGCCCCGTCTGCTTGGCTGCGGTCTCCAACTTGTCGCCCCAGTCCTTTGAAGCCGTAAACCGGGCCGGTTGTTGTGGCAATTGGCCGTATTCGTACCCGAACGCCCGGGCGTCCGCATCGTGGTAAGCCGTTTCCGTTGAAATCACCACGTCCCCGATCTTCAACCCGCTGGCTAAGGCCCCGGCTGACCCAGAATTGATGACCACATCAACGTTAAATTGGGTAATCAGTAAAGCCGTGGTCAACCCGGCTTCGACTTTCCCAATTCCAGAACGCACTAACACCACGGCTTGGTCGTGGATGGTCCCTTGATAAAATTCCACCCCATGAATACTCGTGGTTTGTTCGTCTTGCAAGGCCGCCTTAAGCTCCTTGATTTCTTCTTCCATGGCACAAATAACTCCAAAAGTCATTCCAGCTGGTCACTCCTTCTAAAATTCAACAAAAAATAGAATCAAAAAGACCGCCACGATGCCTAAAACCAACCAAAAAATGGCCCAGTTCAACCGTCGCTTCAGTCGTTGTTCCTTTAATTCCGCAGACGTAGGGGTTGGTTCATCGGGCCCCACGTCTCCCGGTTCATCCTCAACGGGATGTTCACGCGCATACTTACGCTCTACGGCAACGCGCTTACGGTCGCGCTCAGCAAACTCGCGTCCCGCGGCTTCCTGTTCGCGGCGATAATCTGCTCGCGTCTTGGGCAAGTCGTCATCCGACTGCCAATCATGTTGACTCACAAGGCGTCACCTACTTCTGTAAGAGCCAGTAATAAATGGCCGTAATCGTCTTCGCGTCGTTGATCTCGCCACTGTCGATCATGGCTCGGGCTTCCGCCTTAGTCACCGTCAACAGTTCCAGATTCTCGCCTTGGTCCCGCGGTAATTCCGTAGTGACCGGCTTGAGGTCCGTCGCCATGAAGAGCGTCATATACTCATCAGAAAAGCCGACACTGGAATAGAATCCCGTGATACGCTTTAACGTTCCGGGTTCGTAACGAATCTCTTCGTTCAATTCCCGCCGGACGGCATGTTCAATATTATGCGCATCCCGTTCGTCTAACTTTCCCGCCGGAATCTCCAGCGTGGCCGCCGCAATTGGGGCCCGCCATTGCCGTTCCAGAATCATGTGGTCGGGGTCCGTCAGGGCTAGAATGCCCACCGCCCCCACGTGGTGCACGACCTCACGAGTCGCCGATTCACCGTTCGGGAGCCGAACCTGTTGCCGTTCAAGCTTAACAATTACACCGTCGTATAACGTTTCACGTGATTCAACATGTTCTTCTAAGTCCATGGTTATGCCTCCTCGTTCGTTGTGTCATCCACTGGCGTCACTTTAGCCGCCTGCGGGCCACGTTGGCCTTGAACGATTACGAACTGGACGGTTTGCCCGGCTTCAAGCTTCCGAAACCCGTCACCCAGGATTCCCGTGTAGTACACGAAAACATCGCCATCGGCTGGGGTGGTAATAAACCCAAAACCGCGTTGCTCATTATAACTTTTTACTTTTCCGGTTAACATTCGCTGGACTCCTTCCCATACATACTGCAGATTATACGCGTTTTCCAGAATCCCCGCAAACCGCACCCCTCAACGCCAAAACGGGTAACCGACACCACTGGCGTCAGTTACCCGTTTTGCTTAAAGCGTTAAGATTCACTTAATCATGGTTTAGGCTTACTTCTCGTCAAAACCTTCCGTCGCCGTTTCCGGGAAGTTCTCCCGTACAATGGCGGCACACCGCGCACAGAAGTCAGGGTAAGCACTGTCGCTCCCGACATCTTGCTTGATCAACCGGCACCGCTGACACTCTTGGCCCTCGGCCGGTGTGACCTTGATGGCTACATCGCCAAAGTCAACGGCATCTTCTGGCTTCTGGTCGTAAGTTGCCAGGTCCAAACCGGAAACCAACAGAATCTGTTGAACGTTCACGTCCAACTGATCCAGCATCGCTTGGACGTCCGCGTTCACGTACAGGTCCAGGTGGGCTTCAGCAGCCTTCCCGATCAACTTCGCGTTCCGGGCTTCTTCCAACGCCTTCAAGACGTCACTCCGCAGCTTCATGAATTGGGCCCAAGTTGAGGGTTCCCCATCGGCAGCCACTTCGTTTACGGTTGGCAGATCCATGACCGCTGGCATCTCTGCCAATTGGACAAAGTCTTCTGGCTCCTTCAAGAAGGTCCAGATTTCTTCCGTCGTGTGTGGCAGGATTGGCGTTAACAGCTTGGTCAACGTCACCGCAATCTGGTAGAAGACCGTCTGCATAGACCGCCGAGCCGGACTGTTCTGCGCTTCAATGTACAGAACGTCCTTGGCAAAGTCTAAGTAGAAAGCGGACAATTCGGTAATTACGAAGTTCATCAATTCCTTGTAGATGCTCAAGAAATCATAGTGGTCGTAATGGTCCTCAACACTCTTGGTGAATTCGTTCAACCGGTAGAGCATGTGACGATCAACGGCGGTCAAGTCGTCCACGGCCACAGCATCCGTCTTAGGATCGAAATCACTGGTGTTGGCCAACAGGTAACGCATCGTGTTCCGCAGCTTCTTGTAGCTATCGGAAATCTTCACGAAGGCTTCCGTTGAGACCCGCACATCGGCAGACGTATCTACTGACGTGACCCAGAGCCGGACAATGTCGGCCCCCATCTTCTTGATGATTTCACTTGGCGCAATCGTGTTCCCCAAGGACTTAGACATCTTGTGACCGTCCTTATCCAAGGTGAACCCTTGTGAAACGACCTGTTTGTAAGGCGCCTTGCCTTCAGCCGCAACACTGGTGATCAGACTGGAGTTGAACCAACCCCGGTACTGGTCTGACCCTTCCAAGTAGAGGTCGGCCGGGTAGACCAAGTCGTCCCGTTCGGCCAAGACCCCTTGGTGGGAAGTCCCAGAATCGAACCAGACATCCATGATGTCGGTTTCCTTCGTGAACTGACCGTGCGGTGAATGTTCGTTGGTGTAGCCTTCTGGTAACAGATCCTTCGCATCCCGGTCAAACCAAACGTTCGACCCGAACTTGCCGAACAGATCGGCAACGTGATTGATGGTTTCCGTTTCCAAGATTGGCGTCCCATCTTCCGCGTAGAAGATAGGCAGCGGAACACCCCAGACCCGTTGCCGGGAGATGACCCAGTCGCCCCGGTCCTTGATCATGTTGGCTAAGCGCCGTTGACCCCAATCCGGTTGGAACTTAACGTCCTTTAAACTGTCAAGGATCTCATCGCGGACCTTATCCACGGACGCGAACCATTGTGGCGTTGCCCGGAAGATGACCGGCTTCTTGGTCCGCCAGTCAAACGGGTAACTGTGTTCGTAAGGCATGTACTTGAGTAAGGCATTCGCTGCCTTCAACTTGTCCAGCGCAATCTGGTTGGCATCTTCGTAGAAGACCCCTTTAAAGTCCGGACCAGCCTCTTCAGTCATGTACCCCTTATCGTCCACGGGTACCAGTACTGGCAAGTGGTAAAGGGCACCGACGTTAAAGTCGTCTTCCCCTAATCCTGGCGCCGTGTGAACTAACCCGGTCCCAGAATCGGTCGTCACAAAGTCGCCTAACATCACGACCAGCTTCCGATCAGCAATGAACGGGTGTTGCGCCGTGATGTTTTCCAGGTCTTGCCCCATGACCGTCTTCAACGTTTGTACGTCTTCCCAGCCGAACCGTTCAGCGTTTTCCGCCACTAAGGAACTGGCCAGAACGAACTTCCGGTCATCCCCAGCTGGTTGCACCACTGCGTATTCGATACCGGCATCGATCGTGATTCCTTCAGAAGCAGGAATCGTCCAAGGCGTCGTGGTCCAGACCACAAAGTAAGTATCGTCATCTAAGACGCCCTTACCGTCCACCACTTGTTCCGCGTAGAAAGCGGATGGTGACGTGACGTCGTGGTATTCCACTTCGGCTTCCGCCATCGCGGATTCAGAAGACCAGGACCAGTAAACCGGCTTCTTGCCCCGGTAAATCAGTCCCCGTTCAGCCATCTTACCGAAGACCCGCACTTCAGCGGCTTCGAATTCTGGCTTCAACGTCAGGTACGGGTTGTCCCAATCGGCAGAGACGCCTAACCGCTTGAACCCATCCCGTTGCTGGTCCACTTGCTTCAAGGCGTATTCCCGACACAGGTCCCGGAATTCGGAAGTGGACATCTTCTTCCGGTCATAACCGGCCTTGGTCAGTTGTTGTTCAATCGGCAAGCCATGCGTATCCCATCCCGGAACGTACGGCGCCCGGTAACCACTCATGGACTTGTAACGCACGATGATGTCCTTAGAGATCTTGTTCATCGCGTGGCCCATGTGGATGGGGCCATTCGCATACGGCGGCCCATCGTGTAAGATAAAGGTCGGTTTCCCTTCGTTCAGTTTCTGGCGAGCTTGATACAACTTGTTATCTGCCCAGGCTTTTTGGCGATCAACTTCCTTGACCGGCAAATTACCGCGCATTTTGAACTTGGTCTTACCCAGGTTCAGCGTGTCTTTAATTCGCATACCAGCAATTCCTCCTTGCATATTCTCTACTCACGGTCGATCAACCGGTGAGCTCAAGCTTACGCCTCAGCTCACCGGTCCATCCCCGTTGCCTTACTCTTCTCATCAACGCCAAACAAAAAACGACCTCGTCACAAGGGACGAAGTCGTTCGTGGTACCACCCAATTTTAGAAATCATCTTATGTAGAAAATTTCCCTCAAAGCCGTAACGGGGCTATCCGCCGTGACCTACTACCTTCAATCACGGAGCATCGGAGAGTGATGACGAACACCTGCTGACTGCTCGGGCTTCCACCAGTTCCCGATTCGCTGTAAGTCTTCAGAATTCGTTGGGTCTCTCCAGACCAGTTTTAGTGTTTGTCGTAATGTTCTTGATCGTTATCTGGGAAGATAACCACCGTTTCTTGACTCGCGTCACCACTGTCAGTTACGGGCGTTTCCGTCACCTGAGCGGCCGCGTCATCGACCTGCGGTGCTTCTGAGTTTACGCCTTGGTCCGCAGCCTTGTCAAGTCGGTCGCCTACGACCTTCTTGATTTCCTCGTAGCTGGACATGGAGCCTTCCTTTAACAGGCTATCCCAGTCGTTGGATTTAACAACTTCCAGCTGACTTTCCAGCATGACCTGCAGCCGTTGCCGAAAGACCCGGGTACTCTTCTTCAAATCATCCGTTTCGACCGCTAACTTCTTGGCCCGTTTCGAGGCCTCGTTCATGATTTGATTACCCTTGTTGGTGGCTTCAGAAACAATGTCAGAGCTCTGCTTTTGGGCTTCGCGGATAATAATTTCCGATTCCTTTTGGGAGTTTGCCTTCACCTTATCGGCAGCTTCCTGCGCGACTAAGATGGATTGGTTCAGTGAATCTTTGAGATCGTTAAAGTACTTCAACTTTTCGTTGGCAGCATCTAACTGTTCTTCCAATTCCTTGTTGTGGTTCAACGTGATCTGGTAATCCTTAATCACTTGATCCAAGAAGTCATTGACCTCATCAACGTTGTAACCACGCATTTTCGTGCCAAACTCTTTATTATGAATATCTAATGGACTTAGTACCATCGTACGATTCCCTCCACATCTATTTCTTCAGCACCGACAGGACGACGCGAATCTTCTCTTTCTTGGTGCGGCCAGCCACTTCGTCCAACCGAATCCGACCAAACCCGCGCACCGAGACCAGGTCGGCCACGGCTAATTCGTAATCCGGCTTCTCCGTGTCCGCCCAGTTGACCCGAATCTTCCCGGCCTCAATCAGTTCTTTGGCCCGGTGCCGAGACAAATGAAACCCTGAGCCAACAATGTTATCCAACCGCAAAGACGACAACGTCGCCGTCTCCGGCGTCCATTCATCCATGGGGCGTACCCGGCTCTCCCAGTCGGCCAAGACTAACCGGGCCTTGACCCGGCCAATGCGGTCAATCTGATTGCT includes:
- a CDS encoding DUF1831 domain-containing protein, encoding MLFQKAMKIEGDTDTYELHPNVKAYALKDVGFQVSNAGNYTLERSVDPTSPYNKNQMLKITIAKDLSGFKMATTNASGNRRVNIFKGAHAEGNVEQYHFILQNLMDREILQKK
- a CDS encoding NUDIX hydrolase, giving the protein MDLEEHVESRETLYDGVIVKLERQQVRLPNGESATREVVHHVGAVGILALTDPDHMILERQWRAPIAAATLEIPAGKLDERDAHNIEHAVRRELNEEIRYEPGTLKRITGFYSSVGFSDEYMTLFMATDLKPVTTELPRDQGENLELLTVTKAEARAMIDSGEINDAKTITAIYYWLLQK
- a CDS encoding cysteine desulfurase family protein; this encodes MKEIYLDNAATTPMSPAVLAEMTDKMANVYGNASTLYGLGREAHTIMENSRQVIADSIHAANDEEIIFTSGGTESDNTAVTQTALARQDLGEHLITTAVEHEAILKPMKALEKRGFDVTYLPVDEHGRISLDDFKAALRDDTILVSIMMGNNEVGSRMPIHEIGEILKDHQAWFHTDAVQAYGLLDIDVQRDHIDLLSTSAHKLNGPKMMGFLYKREGINFPSFVKGGDQEKKRRAGTENVPAIAGFATAVKALTPEVKEKRQQTYHDFKQYVVDGLTRAGVDFDVNGSLDGENLNHVLNLWIKGVSTYVMQTNLDLAGIAVSGGSACTAGSIEPSHVLTAMFGADSPRIAESIRLSFGAYTTTADLDAFIKNVAAIVERLKHTKGVK
- a CDS encoding DivIVA domain-containing protein produces the protein MVLSPLDIHNKEFGTKMRGYNVDEVNDFLDQVIKDYQITLNHNKELEEQLDAANEKLKYFNDLKDSLNQSILVAQEAADKVKANSQKESEIIIREAQKQSSDIVSEATNKGNQIMNEASKRAKKLAVETDDLKKSTRVFRQRLQVMLESQLEVVKSNDWDSLLKEGSMSSYEEIKKVVGDRLDKAADQGVNSEAPQVDDAAAQVTETPVTDSGDASQETVVIFPDNDQEHYDKH
- a CDS encoding histidine phosphatase family protein; amino-acid sequence: MKLYFIRHGKTQWNLEGRFQGAGGDSPLLPESYQQMAQVGHYLQDIPFRHAYASPIKRARVTAQHVVRELHQRIPLTLLSRLEEFHLGALEGQTFTAIQQQYPTELDAFRNHPDRYVTDRIGGETFTQVIDRMTPAIQRIVRDNPHDDDNVLIVSHGAALNAEINALLGTPLADLRKRGGIRNTSVTVLETQDGQHFDLVDWNNTSFLTATPSPTDTI
- a CDS encoding 5'-methylthioadenosine/adenosylhomocysteine nucleosidase, with protein sequence MTFGVICAMEEEIKELKAALQDEQTTSIHGVEFYQGTIHDQAVVLVRSGIGKVEAGLTTALLITQFNVDVVINSGSAGALASGLKIGDVVISTETAYHDADARAFGYEYGQLPQQPARFTASKDWGDKLETAAKQTGLTTKRGLIVTGDQFLNGPAATKPILEHFPDALSGEMEGAAVGQVAHQFDVPYLVVRAMSDTADNNSGVDFDEFIIEAGKRSAQMLLALFADQQK
- the mnmA gene encoding tRNA 2-thiouridine(34) synthase MnmA, with translation MQDNSQTRVVVGMSGGVDSSVVALRLKQQGYDVVGVFMKNWDDTDENGVCTATEDYKDVAKVAAKIGIPYYSVNFEKEYWDRVFTYFLDEYKKGRTPNPDVICNKEIKFKAFLDYALELGADYIATGHYAQLTRDADGHNHLLRAVDQNKDQTYFLSQLSAEQLDRVMFPIGDLVKKTQVRQMAEDAGLATAKKPDSMGICFIGEKGQFKDFLKQYLPAKPGKMMTVDGEVKGEHAGLMYYTIGQRRGLGIGGDGIDNEPWFVIGKDLKQNILYVGKGYHNPHLYATHLSASDIHWVNTIDRGSDFHCTAKFRYRQKDTGVTVHLSDDGQQVTVEFDDPARAITPGQAVVFYNGNECLGSAIIDAAYNAERQLQLI
- the ileS gene encoding isoleucine--tRNA ligase; translation: MRIKDTLNLGKTKFKMRGNLPVKEVDRQKAWADNKLYQARQKLNEGKPTFILHDGPPYANGPIHMGHAMNKISKDIIVRYKSMSGYRAPYVPGWDTHGLPIEQQLTKAGYDRKKMSTSEFRDLCREYALKQVDQQRDGFKRLGVSADWDNPYLTLKPEFEAAEVRVFGKMAERGLIYRGKKPVYWSWSSESAMAEAEVEYHDVTSPSAFYAEQVVDGKGVLDDDTYFVVWTTTPWTIPASEGITIDAGIEYAVVQPAGDDRKFVLASSLVAENAERFGWEDVQTLKTVMGQDLENITAQHPFIADRKLVVMLGDFVTTDSGTGLVHTAPGLGEDDFNVGALYHLPVLVPVDDKGYMTEEAGPDFKGVFYEDANQIALDKLKAANALLKYMPYEHSYPFDWRTKKPVIFRATPQWFASVDKVRDEILDSLKDVKFQPDWGQRRLANMIKDRGDWVISRQRVWGVPLPIFYAEDGTPILETETINHVADLFGKFGSNVWFDRDAKDLLPEGYTNEHSPHGQFTKETDIMDVWFDSGTSHQGVLAERDDLVYPADLYLEGSDQYRGWFNSSLITSVAAEGKAPYKQVVSQGFTLDKDGHKMSKSLGNTIAPSEIIKKMGADIVRLWVTSVDTSADVRVSTEAFVKISDSYKKLRNTMRYLLANTSDFDPKTDAVAVDDLTAVDRHMLYRLNEFTKSVEDHYDHYDFLSIYKELMNFVITELSAFYLDFAKDVLYIEAQNSPARRSMQTVFYQIAVTLTKLLTPILPHTTEEIWTFLKEPEDFVQLAEMPAVMDLPTVNEVAADGEPSTWAQFMKLRSDVLKALEEARNAKLIGKAAEAHLDLYVNADVQAMLDQLDVNVQQILLVSGLDLATYDQKPEDAVDFGDVAIKVTPAEGQECQRCRLIKQDVGSDSAYPDFCARCAAIVRENFPETATEGFDEK
- a CDS encoding cold-shock protein; protein product: MLTGKVKSYNEQRGFGFITTPADGDVFVYYTGILGDGFRKLEAGQTVQFVIVQGQRGPQAAKVTPVDDTTNEEA